The Deinococcus radiotolerans genome segment GCGCGGTCACTGCGCGCGTGCACGCGCGGCCCCGGCAGCTGATTCACGGGGATTTCACGCCCTGGAACCTGCGCGTGCAGGGGACCAGGTGGACGGGGCTGCTCGACCTGGAATTCACCCGGCCTGCCGATCCGCTGGCGGACTTCGCGCTGGCGTGGCGCGGTGCACATGACGACGTCATCCACGGGTACGCCGAGGTGCGCCCCCTGAGCGATGAGGACCGGGCCCTGATCCCAGCGCTGTGGTGGGCGCACCTGCTGACCGGCGCACTGCACGACCTGCGCGCCGGGACGTGGGATGACGGCTGGACGGCGCGAATGCTCGCGCGGCGCTCCCCGCTGATGGGGGCGCTCGGGGCGGCGCTGCCGGGCGTGCGGTACTCTGGAGCGTTATGACCCCGGAGCGTTACGCCAAGATTCTGCGCGTGCTGAGTAAGCGGCAGCCGACCCTGACCGTCCTGATGGACGAGGTGAACAAACCCCACAACCTCTCCGCGATCGTGCGCACCTGCGACGCGGTAGGCGTGTTGCAGGCGCACGCGGTCCCGCCGCGCGGCGGGCGCCTCGTGGATTTCGATGGGCACACCTTCGAGGCCACCAGTGGCAGCGCGCACAAGTGGGTGCCCGTGCAGAAGCACGAAGGCGCCGTGGGGGCCGTGCGGGACCTACAGGCGCAGGGCTTCCAGGTGCTCGCCACGCACCTCTCGCAGCGCAGCGTGGACTACCGCGAGGTGGACTACACCCGCCCCACCTGCGTCCTGCTGGGCGCCGAGAAGTGGGGCGTGGGCGACGAGGCTGCCGACGCTGCCGATCACAACATCATCATCCCGATGTTCGGCATGGTGCAGAGCCTGAACGTGTCGGTGGCCGCCGCGACCATTCTGTTCGAGGCGCAGCGCCAGCGCCTTGCGGCTGGGATGTACGACGCCCCGCAGCTGAGCGATGAGGACCTGCGCCGCTGGGCGTTCGAGTGGGCGTACCCCGACCTGGCCCCCGGCTACCGCGAGCGTGGCGAGGCCTACCCCGCGCTGGACGAGCACGGCCAGATTCAGGGCTGAGTGATGCCCCTACCCCCGCCCGGGTGTCCCCCGGCGCGTGCCCACCTTGCGTGCAAAACGTTCACGGCTCGTCAGGAACCGCCCCGGCCGCACCCGTTAGACTGACCACTCACACCGAGCCTCTTGAGCCGCCCCCGAGGCGGCTGTGGGGCCAGAGGACACAGCATTGAACACTGAAATTGTGGTGATCCTGGCGACCCTCGCCGTTCTCGAGGGCCTGCTTTCCGCCGACAACGCGCTTGTCATGGCCGTCATGGTCCGCCCCCTGCCCGCCGCGCAGCAGCAGAAAGCCCTGACGTACGTCATGTGGGGCGCCATGGTGCTGCGCCTCGCCGGGGTGCTGCTCGCCAGCTTCATCATCAAGTACTGGTTCCTGCGCGCCTTTGGCGCCGCGTACCTCGCGTACCTGGTCATCGCGCACTTCGTGAAGAAAGGTGGTGACGACGGCCAGCCCAAGGAACTCAAGGGGTCATTCTGGAACGTCGTGATCAGCCTGAACCTCGTGAACCTCGCGTTCTCCGTGGATTCCATCCTGGCGGGCGTCGCGCTGCTGAAACCCGAGATGCGCGACACCGCCACCGGCTTCTGGATTGTCGTGGCGGGCGGCGTCATGGGCCTGATCCTCGTGCGTTTCGCCAGCACCTTCTTCCTGAAACTCCTGGACCGCTTCCCTGCTCTGGACGACGTTGCGTACATCCTGATCGGCTGGATCGCCCTGAAGCTCGGCATTGAGACGGTCGAGCAGGTCAGCGAGCTGTACCACCTCGGCTGGAACGCGCATATGCCTCCTGCGATCTTCTGGGCGGGCATGGGCCTCATCGCGGGCGTGGGCACGTTCATCGCCACGCGCAAGGCCGCCCGCACCGAAGCGCAGGCGGACGAAGACGTCGCCGAGATCCGTGAGGAACTCAACCGCGCCGCCAACGATCCCCTCGACGGCCGGATTGACGGCCGCTGACCCCAGCGCCACGAACGCGGGCCGCTTCCCTGACCGGGGAACGCGGCCCGCGCTCTGCTGATGAGGGTGCACCCGGTTCAAAACAGGCCCGGTCCTCCGCCGCGAGACGCCGCGCTGCACGTGCTGCCCGGCGTGCCCCGGGCAAGCGGTGGGCGCGCACCTGCCCATATGCCCTGACCTGCCGCAGTTCGTGTCCGGCGTACACTGACTGCATGAGCGACCTTCTGGACACCATCCGCGACCTCGCCAAGCCGACCGACAGCAAGATCCTGATGGTCGTCCTCGACGGCGTGGGCGGCCTGCCCCTCGAAACCAACGGCGACACTGAACTCGCCGCCGCGAAGACCCCCAACCTCGACGCGCTCGCCGCGCAGAGCCAGCTCGGGCAGGTCGAACTCGTCGGCGCGGGCATCACCCCCGGCAGCGGCCCCGGCCACCTCAGCCTCTTCGGGTACGACCCCCTAAAGTACGTCGTCGGACGCGGCGCCCTCTCGGCCGTCGGCATCGGCGTGAAGCTCGGCGCGGGCGACGTCGCCGTGCGCGGCAACTTCGCCACCCTCGGCGCCGACCGCATCGTGCAGGACCGCCGCGCAGGCCGCCCCAGCGACGAGAAGAACGCCGAGATCGTCACCAAGCTCAAGGCCGCCATCCCCGACATAGACGGCACCCCCGTCGAGATCTACACCGAAAGCGAACACCGCTTCGTGGTCGTCTTCCGCGCGGGCGGCGGCAGCCCCCTCGGCGCGAACCTCAGCGACGTGGACCCCCAGGCGACCGGCGTGCAACCCATGACCGCCCAGGCCCACGACGCCGCCAGCCAGAAAACCGCCGACCTCGTCAACGCCTTCGTGCAGCGCGCCGAAGCTGCCCTCAAGGACGAAACGCAGGTCAACGGCGTCCTCTTCCGCGGCTACAGCGACGTCCCCCACTTCCCCAGCTTCGACGCCGCCTACCAGCTCAAGGCCGCGTGCATCGCCAGCTACCCCATGTACAAGGGCCTCGCCAGCCTCGTCGGCATGGACGTCCTCACCGTCGAAGGGGAAGAAGACGCCCTCGACGGCAAGGTCCAGGCCCTCAAGGACAACTGGAGCAAGTACGACTTCTTCTACTTCCACGTCAAGAAAACCGACAGCACTGGCGAGGACGGCGACTTCAAAGCCAAAGTCAAGAAGATCGAACTCTTCGACGCCCTGCTCCCCCAACTCCTCGCGTTGAACCCCGACGTCATCGCCATCGTCGGCGACCACAGCACCCCCAGCAAGCTCGCCACGCACTCCTGGCATCCCGTTCCGCTGCTCATCCGCAGCAACTACGGGCGCAAGGACCTCGCCCAGCGCTACACCGAAGACGAAGCCCAGAGGGGCAGCCTCGGCCTGCGCCGCGGCACCGACCTCATGCCACTCCTCATGGCCAACGCCCTGAAACTCAACAAGTACGGCGCGTAACCCCCACCGCACCCACCCACACGGCTCCCGCCCCCC includes the following:
- the trmH gene encoding tRNA (guanosine(18)-2'-O)-methyltransferase TrmH — its product is MTPERYAKILRVLSKRQPTLTVLMDEVNKPHNLSAIVRTCDAVGVLQAHAVPPRGGRLVDFDGHTFEATSGSAHKWVPVQKHEGAVGAVRDLQAQGFQVLATHLSQRSVDYREVDYTRPTCVLLGAEKWGVGDEAADAADHNIIIPMFGMVQSLNVSVAAATILFEAQRQRLAAGMYDAPQLSDEDLRRWAFEWAYPDLAPGYRERGEAYPALDEHGQIQG
- a CDS encoding TerC family protein — encoded protein: MNTEIVVILATLAVLEGLLSADNALVMAVMVRPLPAAQQQKALTYVMWGAMVLRLAGVLLASFIIKYWFLRAFGAAYLAYLVIAHFVKKGGDDGQPKELKGSFWNVVISLNLVNLAFSVDSILAGVALLKPEMRDTATGFWIVVAGGVMGLILVRFASTFFLKLLDRFPALDDVAYILIGWIALKLGIETVEQVSELYHLGWNAHMPPAIFWAGMGLIAGVGTFIATRKAARTEAQADEDVAEIREELNRAANDPLDGRIDGR
- a CDS encoding 2,3-bisphosphoglycerate-independent phosphoglycerate mutase, encoding MSDLLDTIRDLAKPTDSKILMVVLDGVGGLPLETNGDTELAAAKTPNLDALAAQSQLGQVELVGAGITPGSGPGHLSLFGYDPLKYVVGRGALSAVGIGVKLGAGDVAVRGNFATLGADRIVQDRRAGRPSDEKNAEIVTKLKAAIPDIDGTPVEIYTESEHRFVVVFRAGGGSPLGANLSDVDPQATGVQPMTAQAHDAASQKTADLVNAFVQRAEAALKDETQVNGVLFRGYSDVPHFPSFDAAYQLKAACIASYPMYKGLASLVGMDVLTVEGEEDALDGKVQALKDNWSKYDFFYFHVKKTDSTGEDGDFKAKVKKIELFDALLPQLLALNPDVIAIVGDHSTPSKLATHSWHPVPLLIRSNYGRKDLAQRYTEDEAQRGSLGLRRGTDLMPLLMANALKLNKYGA